The genomic interval CGCTCGGGGGGCAGATCGCTCACCCGCTCGTGCTCGTCGCCGTGACACCCCACCTCGTGCCCACCCGCCACGATGGCCTTCACCGTGTCCGGGTAGTGGGAGGCGACCCAGGCGGGGATGAAGAACGACGCCCGGATCGACGCGGCGTGTAGCGCGTCCAGGATCAGGGGCACCGCCTCGAGCGGACCGTAGCGGCCCTGGGACAGCGCGACCGGCTCATTGACGCCCCGCGCCATCCACAGGGACTCGGCGTCGAGATCGAACGTAAATGCGCATGCCGACAGCGCATTTTGGGGCCACGGAGAGGGCGGTAGAGGCATCGCGCGCGCTGATTGTACTATGGAGAAGATGGCTGCCGACGCCCGCACGACCGAACGCATCCGTCGGCTCGAGGACAGTATCGGCCGCGCGCTCGTGGGCAAGCCGGATGTGGTCCGGCTGGCCGTGGTGGGTCTGCTCGCCCGCGGTCACCTGCTCATCGAGGACGTGCCCGGGGTGGGGAAGACCACCTTGGGCGCCGCGCTCGCTCGCTCCATCGGCGGGGGATTCCAGCGCATCCAGTTCACGTCCGACATGCTCCCGTCCGACGTGATCGGCATCACCGTGTATCAGCCCGAGCGCGGCGACTTCGCCTTCAAGCCGGGGCCGCTCTTCACCAACATCGTGCTCGCGGACGAGATCAACCGCACCACCCCCAAGACGCAGTCCAGCCTGCTCGAGGCGATGAACGAGGCGCAGGTCTCGCTCGACCACACCACCCACGCGCTGCCGCGGCCCTTCATGGTGCTCGCCACCCAGAACCCGCGCGAGTACGAGGGCACGTTTCCGCTGCCCGAGTCCCAGCTCGA from Candidatus Methylomirabilota bacterium carries:
- a CDS encoding MoxR family ATPase — protein: MAADARTTERIRRLEDSIGRALVGKPDVVRLAVVGLLARGHLLIEDVPGVGKTTLGAALARSIGGGFQRIQFTSDMLPSDVIGITVYQPERGDFAFKPGPLFTNIVLADEINRTTPKTQSSLLEAMNEAQVSLDHTTHALPRPFMVLATQNPREYEGTFPLPESQLDRFLLRIRIGYPEAFDEKVILRGGGGGLVERLDPVLSVGEVLALQDEAERVRADESVLDYLMALVAATRATALLSLGVSPRGSIALLRAARARALVDGRDFLLPDDVKSLAVPALAHRVLTRGSGGASGGGMDAEAIIRTLVQDVPVPR